The Tolypothrix sp. PCC 7712 region AACCACTAGGACTAATCATTTGGTGTAAATCACCAGCAAAAAATAAATTCCCTGTCGGTGCAACGAGTCGCATGAGAAATTCTAACTGTAATTCAGTAAAATCTTGCACTTCATCACAGACAATTAAGCGATAATCTTTCAAATTGTTTTCAATGACAACTTCTAAGGCTTTCCGAGTCAAATCTATATCATCAAATCGACCATTTTCTTTAATCTTTCTTTGATACCAATAAGTAAATGCCGAGTAAAAAGTAGCACGTTTACTCAGTTGGACAATACTTGAACGTTTAGCACCTAAATGTTCATACTCAGATTGGCTTAAATAATCTGCATCCAAAGCCAGTTGACTACCTTTGATAATACTACGAATTTCATTCCAAACTAAAGCAGTAGGATATTTTTGACGTTCTTTATGTAAATAAATTTTTTCAAAAATATGAAAATTTACTTCATCTTCAGGTGAATAACTCTGTCCAGTTAGCTCAAGAATTTCTAAACATAAGTCTCTTAGGGTTTTAAACTGAAACAGAGATGTAACTTCAGGATTATTAGTACCTAATAATTGGTAAAACTGTTCTTTTGCATTATTGACTAATAAAGGATTGTAAGCAACATAAAGCCTTTTAGAAGATTGTGGGTACAGTCGGTAATCATTCAAAAGACGATATATAGCTACTGTAGTTTTGCCAGTCCCCGCACTACCTTTGAGAAGTATATCCTCGTTTATTGTAGATAATGCGTATTCTTCAGGTGTAAGTTTGAATTGTAAATCTACATCCTGGTTAATAATGGCTCGTTGCCAATCTTCGGGTGAGTCTATAATTAACCACTGTATATTACCTAAGAGTTCATCTTTATTATCTGATAACTTTGTTAAATCTAAATCTTCATCTTCTAATTGGTCAAACTCTAGTTGAGTGCGTTCAGTTTGCGGCAGTTCATTAAAATCTGATTCTATATTACCTAGAGTATTAATTATCTCTCCATCTAACCAAGTTGCATCTGGGGTTCTTTCTCTAGCTGCTTTTCTAGGAACATCATCATGATCCAAACAAATATCCTGAATGGCGATGTAAACTTCCGCCTCTCCTGTTTCAGGCTGTCTTGATTTGTCGTAAGTAAAAATTAGACGACTAGCACGATCAATCCTTGCTTCCCAAACTCTTTTATTAATACCTTTCAGCCGTTTAACTCTCAATCCACCATTAAACTGTCGCCGTCTTAGCTGATTAATGCAGTCCCAAGTTTTTTGCCGAACATTACTGCTAATATTTTTACGCAAAAACTTAACAACATCTGGATGTAGGACGATTGAGAGCATAATTTTAATTTTGTCAGCTTCGATAAATTAGTCAAAAAAATACATAGATAAATAATTAATATTTGTCTAACAGTGATTAATTCTAAATTGCCAAGTAAAATTTGCGATCGCCCATACCCAAACAGAGCAAATATAGTTGACTTTCTAGAAATAATAAAATTGTTCATCCATTGCTTTTAACATTCTCTCAATCTTCTCTATCGCCAAAGGTGATGGTTGAGAGCGTTTATTTTCCCAACGGTTAATTGTTGAATATGTAACACCTAGAGAGGCTGCAAACTGTTCTTGCGTTAGCCCAGCCACAAGCCGCAGCCTCCGGATAAGCTGTCCTACCTCTGGCTGATTTCTCACCAAGGGTTTTTTGATATTCATTTACCTTTTCAATCCGCTATCTCAAGTAGCTAATGCTATATTATTTGCTACATCCTAACTATGGTTAAATGCCGCAATCATCAGTAATCACTCGTAATTAAAAATTGTTTCCCTGAACCCCGAATTTTTTAAAAATTCGGGAATCTAAGTTGTACTAGTCTTTTAGCGAAAATTATCAGGGAGATTTATTTCATCCTTGCTTGATTTTGGTAAACAAAGTTTCGTATTGCTTTGTGGCTGAATCAGATAAGGGAAGCAAAAATTCACTTTTATCGAAAACTGCAGGATTATTCACTAAAAGATTGAGCAATGGTTCCTGAATATCTGCAGCTGCAATATTTGTAGCAGTTGGCGAGTTAGTTTTGGTGAGAATTGCAATTTGTTTAGCGATCGCGGGTTGTAAACAAAAATCTATCCATCTATTTAATAAATCATCTTTAACAGCGCCTTTGGGACGTACCCATAAATCTGCCCATAATGATGTTCCCGATTGCGGGATAACTGCTGCTAGTTGGGGATAACGCAATAATACTGGTGTTGCATCCTCAGACCAAGCAAGTGCTAGCCAAGTGTCACCAACAATTAAGGGTTCTAGGTAGGTTCGAGAGTCGTAGAATTTAACTTGTTGATTTAATGTCCGCAGTTCTGTTTCCAAGTTTGGTACTTGGTCAAGATTCTCGGTATTGTAGGATTTTCCTAATTTCTTTAAAACTAGACCAATTACTTCCCGTGGGTGATTGAGTAGAGAAATGTGCGATCGCAATTCCTCTCGCCACAAATCACTCCAATCTTGGGGTTTCCATCCCAATTCTTGAAACTTCTGGCGATTATAAATTAATACTGTATTACCCCAGCGGTAAGGAGCTGCCCAAACTTTCCCTTGTGGATCGGGATTACCTTGGTCGTTGCGCGTTACCAGTTGCTTCCACTTTTCATCCACAGCCGACCATTGTTTGATTTGTCCTTGATTCAATGGTTCAACTAGGTTTTGTTGAATCGCCGCTTTCAGCCAATAATCTCCTAATGTTACCAAGTCAGCTACGGGTGTTTTTTGGTTTTGCTGAAATGGGATAAACCGACTCCATCCTTGCTCATCGCTAGTTTTTGGCTTTTCTTGCCAACTTTGCAATTGTTTGAATAAATCTTGTATTTGATCGACAGGGGTAAACTTAGACTCTACCTGTCGCTGTAAGTTTTTCTGAAATTCATTAACTACCTGGCCAGGTATGGAACCTTTTAATAGCTGTACTTTCAGCTGCGTCCGGTTGCTTCCACCACAGCCAATAAGTAGTTGTGAAATTGCCACTGTACCTGTGGCTAATAAAAACGACCGTCGATCCATCGATTATGGGATATGAGATGTTGCATTATACCTATGTTAAGCATTCAAACACCAGAATTTTTACAACCTGCGCTTTTGAGGGAACACCAAAAATTAAATGTTAACTGTTAACCGTTGACTGTTCACAGTTAATAGTTAACAGTTAACCAAAGCTTCCTGAGTTTTTCTCCTACTTTTGATAGATGTGGAAACTTGGTTGTGCTTGCTGTAATTGATACAGGCTATTGCTTTTGGACTTTTTCCTAATTGGCTGAATTACGCAACTGTGCTTGCTTTCTCTGCTTTATGGTCGAATGCCATGATTTGTAGAGAATTTATCCCCCGCATATTTGATTGATATTGTCCTACAAACTCCTGACCTGAGAGAGGCGCGATCGCGTCGGGAATGGCTGACTCGGCTTTTATGATGCTCACCCCAGCAATAGCATTACATAAACTTTAGACTGTAACTCTTCTGGGAATTACACACCTGTCTAACTAAGATTTTGCGTCTACATTCAACTAGATTTTGCTGCTAAAACCACGAAAATAACCATATCTGTTGGTTATTAGACAGAAAAATCTGCAATTATCTCTATTTTAAGAGATTTATCGCAAAATAAATACCAAAAACTTTAATTTACTCAACAAAATTCTGAGAGCTACTAAGGAAAATATTGAGATATATAGATAAGTAATGACTTTAGTTTCACAATCCAACAGAAGTTGGCAAAAGTTAAATAATTCATAAGTATATTTAAGGTCGGCAGTAAATTGAATAACATAGAGAAAATATGCGGATTAGGGTATTAAATGGAGCCATTACAAAAGCAGATCACGACTTTGAGCCATAAGCTGGATAACCTCTGCCAAGTGATTGAGGAGCTTGATGGTAAAGTGACTCAAACTCTATCAGAATGCTCTTTAGCTAAAACCCAGGCAAGAGATAATTATCCAGAAAATACCGAAGCTGTACATTATCAGTTCCGGGGGAATCTTAATTACAATCCTGAAATGGAACACAAGGATGTATTGGCTGATGGCATTTACAGCGATATGAATCGTCAAGGAGGAGAAAAAACCATCTCCCCAGAAATTCAAATACAACGACTAACAGCACAATTAACTGCAGCATACAATCGCATTGCAGCCTTAGAAGAACAATTACTCCGAGAAAGAATTCACTAATTTGTCCAACAATTTTAGATTTTAGATTGGCCCCATGCCTTCTACGGGGTTTTAAATTTTGGATGTTTATTTTTTTCCCAAATCAATCAGTAGCTTGTAGCTTAAATATTAACGATTTCAGTCCAAAGTTTTCGATTTAAAATCTAAAATTTGGTTATTTTTGTAACCTGATAACCAGTTACTTGCTGAGTCTTGAGATCCGCTATTGTTGATTGAATCTGCTCAATCTCTCAAGTTGTTTTTCGATGGCTTCCAAAAGTTGGTTTTGCTGCCAATCTAAACTCAGATGAGCAGCGATCGCAGCTCCTCCAGCGCCCATACCTTCTTTAACAAAGCCCTGTTCGTAAGCCTGGAGTTGGGGATAACAAGAATCAGTAAAATTCAGTTGTGTAGCTAGTAAGGGTGGGGTTTCTCCACCCTTCATTATGTCTTGTTGACCTAAACTGAGGGCTAATTCCACCGTTCCCCCAGTGGGATCTTCTGCTACCCAACGCGTTGTACCTACTACTACTTCTTTTGGTTGCCAAGATAAATTGTAAGCTTGGGCGATCGCATTCATCAGCGCGTAAACAGCTAGCATTTGCGTCCCACCAGCCAGCAACACACCACAACTGCGACTAGCTGCAATCGCCATTCCCGCCACCACCACTTGCATCGGATCGCCTACAGCAGCAATAAGTTTGAGAGGATCTACTTTGGATTGGGGATTGGTAATTGGTAATTGGTAATTGGTTCCTCTTTGTCTCATTTTCTCCAAACCTGCTAGTACCAAAGCCGATTTTTGGTCATGGTTACAAATAGGATGGCTGCTGTTGACCTTGCCCTCGGCTGGTATACCCAAGCCAGTTAAAATGGCTAAGGCGGTAGTTGTGCCACCAACCACACATTCCCCTAAAACTAAATACCCATCTTGATTAGCAGCCAGTTTAGTACCCCAAAGCAACCCTTGTTCTAGCAAGTGCTTGACTGTTGCTAATTCCATCGCGTTACCTTGACTTAAACACCTAGCAGGAAAGCCACCCAAATCGATGCTTGGTACTGCTGGGGTGTAGGGTAATCCTGCATTAAACAAATAAACAGGTGTTTTCAGCGCTTCCACCACAGCACGAGAAATTAGCACAGGTGACGCACCCGCCGCTAGTGGTGGTAAGGGATATTTGGCTTGGTGTTCAGCACCATAGTAGAGAAATTCTGCATCAGCACAAGCTGTATACTTCCTATCTTCGGGAGTCTTTCCCGCCGCAGAAATCCCCGGAATCAAACCAGTTTCTGTAAATCCTAAAATACAAGCAAACACAGGTAAGCGATCGCGATACTTAGCAATCCAAGCTTCTCCCTGTGCTATTTGAGTATAAATACTAATCATGTATAAGAGTCAAAGGTCAAAGAATTTTGGATTTGAGATTTGAAATTTTAGATTGACCCCATACAAATGACCAATGACAAATGACAAATAACAATTATTCATAATCCATCAAAACTTGTACCCAGCGAGGCGGACGGGGGATTGGATTTCCCAGACGATCCAACAACAGCCATGCTCCTATGTGGACTACAAACAAGTAGATAAAATTGTTGAACATAATCAAAGCGATCGCTCCGATTTGTATCCAGAATGTACTGGGGTTGATTAATAATCCCAGCTTCAGAAATATCCACTCTAGTAGTTCTGTGACTTGGTTAATCGCATAAATCCATAAGTCTTCACCGGATAGCACCGACAGAAACCATACCCGAAAAAAAGCCCCTAAAGTCCCGAGTAACATACCCAAGGTCATAGAAACTATCCAAGGAACACGGCGATTCCATGCACTACCTAACAGCACGCCCATAAAACCATAGGGCATTACATACAGTAAACTGCGAACAGGGCCCATTAACACCCCTAGCAGCAAGCCAGATGTAACTGCTGCCATCCAAGCAGCGCGTCGCCCCCAACGCAGGTAGACTAGAGCGATCGGTACTGGAAAAAATATCTTTAATACCGGGCCCAAAGGAAAATAAAAATTAATAAACCAAATCAAACTCGCAGTACTAGCCAAAAACGCTGTTTCCACCATCCTTAAAGGTGCATCTACCTTTAATTGGGGAGGTTGCAGCGTGTTTTGATTGTCAAACTTGAGCGAATTGCCTTGTTTGTCTGACCGATTTTGCGGGGTTTGAGATTCAGGCGATGAACCAGGCTGTGGCTCATCTGGCGAAGAATCTAAAATGCTCATATTTGACAAGTATTTAAACGATCATTCTTTCCAAGGCAGTCAAATCAGGAATACAAATAATATCTTGATCCCGTTTAATCAAGCCTTTCTTTTCTAGCCTTGTCAAGACTCGTGTCACTGTTTCTCTTGCCAACCCACTTAAACTGCTGAGTTCTCGGTGCGGTAAATTAGGAATTTCTGTGCCTGTTTGTGCTTTTTTTCCCTGTCCTTCCGCCAAAAACAGCAAAGTATCAGCCACCCGTGATTGGCTATCAGATTCCCGCAAGCGCAGTCTGCGATTGACTTGTCGCAAACGCCGCGCCATGAGTTGAGCTAATCGCATTCCTGCCATAGGCTCTGTTTGAAGTAACTTGACAAAGTCCTGCGATGGCATACTCCCAATGACAGTAGGTGTGAGGGTAATGACATCGGTAGAGCGAGGTACTTCATCTAGTGCCGCCATTTCCCCAAACAGTTCACCTTTGCCAATAATATTTAATGTTACTTCTTTGCCTTCTAAATTGTAGGTACGAATTTTGACCCAACCATCAACAATAAAGTATACTGAACCACCCCAATCATTTTCCAGTAGAATCACTTGATTGGGTGGATGAGTACGGGTCACAAAATGAGTGAGGGCTGTTTCCACAACCAATTCTGGTAGCCCTTGAAAAAAGGGAGTCGAGAGCATCCAGGGATTGGCAGGTGTTTGCAGGCTAAATCGGTCTTCCATTACAAAATCTGAATTACATATTTATTAAATAAAGCTGTTGGATACACAACAAACGACAGTGCTATCTTTAAGCCTAAGCTATCAGAACCCAGCACTTGACAAAAATAAAACTAAACTATGTTACACAAGAAAACGACTCAAGAGTTGTTTTTTTAGTATCTAAAAACCTCAGGGAGTGTAGAAACGCCTCCTAAAGTTATTCTTTATGGGTAAACGCGATCGCTAACTCTTGACTTCCTAACCTCAGTAGACACATTAATCATACTCAAGGTAGTTAATTTTTGCTAACCTTATACTCTTAACTTAACTGTTTGGGGATTGGGGATTGGGGATTGGGGAACTCGGGGCCCCCTCTGGGGATAAGGGGTAATGGGGATTGGGGACTAGGGATTGGGGAACTCGGGGCCCCCTCTGGGGATAAGGGGTAATGGGGATTGGGAAAAGCAGAGGGCAAGGAGAAAAGAACAAATTACCAATTACCATGCCCAATGCCCAATGCCCCATGCCCAATTCCCAATTTATGCCCAAGGTCTATTGACGATAGCTTAAATTCCCATAATCTATAACATAAACATAATTGCACTTAGAAGTGCGATCGGGATATTGGCAAAACGCCAACCCGCGTAGCTTCAATAATTGTAAATTAATTTGCTTAAAAATTGACAGAAAGTTCTACCTAAGGTATATACAGTGACTTCTCGCGCAGATGAAATTCAAAGACTAATTGCAGATATTGACAATTTACTTGCCAGTAATGGTAAGCGCCTGTCTAAACTCCTGTCTAGTCAGGCGCAGGAGCCAAAAGAGGTCTTAGACCGAATTCGGGATTTTCTTGTGAGACTGGGAGAAAGTGATGTTTTGACGAGTGATAGTCAAAACCAGCCCACAGAACAAAAACCGCGATCGCCTTTGTTAGCAAAATTTGTCGATCAAAATCTTCAGCAAGCTTCAAGCCAAAATCAGCTAGCTAGTGAAGAACAGAGTACAACTCTGGGACAAAACTTAAATAGTGAAATCAAAGCTTTACTTCAGCCGCTACAAGCAGAATTAGCAACTTTGTTGCAAGAGCGAGCAACGCTAGTACAAGAAATTAGGCAATTAGAGCAAAGGCGGCTACATAGCTATTCCCTGACTCAGCAGTTAGCAACCCAAGAACAGATCATTAAAGAATTTTTAAAGGTGCTTGTTAGTCGCCTCATGCCTGCTTTAACCTCACAGTTAACACAGAGTTTAGCGAATTCTTCTGGTTCTACTGTAGCTAATAATACTAACTCTGAATCCGCCGCAGCGACACCTCAACCTTTCTTACAATCCTCTGAGCAGATAGAGCAGCTAACTAGACTAGGTCAAGAATTCGACCAACGGTTATTATCACTTGATGGCACTTTAAATATCGTTTTTGAGGCATTACAGCGCAATATTCGCACATACCATGAATCCCTATCGCAAGCCCTGACAAGAATGCACGCCCAAGGGTTGCAAGGGGAACAAGTCATAGTGAGCTTTGTGAATAATTTGACGCAGTATTTACAAGAATTTCCCCAACAGCCAGCATCTTTATCCACACCTAGGGAACAAGTAATTCCAGCAACCCTAGAGCCAGATGAAACTCAGGTTGAATTAGTCAATCAACCATTAGTAAATTTACCAGCCCCAGCAGCAAATACTGCACCTGCAGATGACTTGGATGCAATGCTGTTGGAACTGATTGCAGATGCGTCGTCATCTTTCGAGGCTCCTGATGCTGCAACCCCTACTACATTACCGTCAGATAGTTCTCCAGCAGATGAAGTAGATAAACTTTATGCCAGTTTGTTTGGTAAGAGAAATGAGACTCAGCCTGTTGCAGAAATAGCTCCGAACCAAGCTGTTACTAATGAACTGTCGCCACCCGAAACTGTTTTACCATCAGAATTATCTACTGAGCCAGTGGAATCTGTAGATGTTGCTGTAGAAACGCCAAACAATCTAGAGTTAGAACAAACAGAAATTACTGTTGCAGAACTAAGCCAAGAGACTTTACCTGCAGTAGA contains the following coding sequences:
- a CDS encoding helix-turn-helix domain-containing protein, with the translated sequence MNIKKPLVRNQPEVGQLIRRLRLVAGLTQEQFAASLGVTYSTINRWENKRSQPSPLAIEKIERMLKAMDEQFYYF
- the cobT gene encoding nicotinate mononucleotide-dependent phosphoribosyltransferase CobT; this translates as MISIYTQIAQGEAWIAKYRDRLPVFACILGFTETGLIPGISAAGKTPEDRKYTACADAEFLYYGAEHQAKYPLPPLAAGASPVLISRAVVEALKTPVYLFNAGLPYTPAVPSIDLGGFPARCLSQGNAMELATVKHLLEQGLLWGTKLAANQDGYLVLGECVVGGTTTALAILTGLGIPAEGKVNSSHPICNHDQKSALVLAGLEKMRQRGTNYQLPITNPQSKVDPLKLIAAVGDPMQVVVAGMAIAASRSCGVLLAGGTQMLAVYALMNAIAQAYNLSWQPKEVVVGTTRWVAEDPTGGTVELALSLGQQDIMKGGETPPLLATQLNFTDSCYPQLQAYEQGFVKEGMGAGGAAIAAHLSLDWQQNQLLEAIEKQLERLSRFNQQ
- a CDS encoding DUF2232 domain-containing protein is translated as MSILDSSPDEPQPGSSPESQTPQNRSDKQGNSLKFDNQNTLQPPQLKVDAPLRMVETAFLASTASLIWFINFYFPLGPVLKIFFPVPIALVYLRWGRRAAWMAAVTSGLLLGVLMGPVRSLLYVMPYGFMGVLLGSAWNRRVPWIVSMTLGMLLGTLGAFFRVWFLSVLSGEDLWIYAINQVTELLEWIFLKLGLLINPSTFWIQIGAIALIMFNNFIYLFVVHIGAWLLLDRLGNPIPRPPRWVQVLMDYE
- a CDS encoding Crp/Fnr family transcriptional regulator → MEDRFSLQTPANPWMLSTPFFQGLPELVVETALTHFVTRTHPPNQVILLENDWGGSVYFIVDGWVKIRTYNLEGKEVTLNIIGKGELFGEMAALDEVPRSTDVITLTPTVIGSMPSQDFVKLLQTEPMAGMRLAQLMARRLRQVNRRLRLRESDSQSRVADTLLFLAEGQGKKAQTGTEIPNLPHRELSSLSGLARETVTRVLTRLEKKGLIKRDQDIICIPDLTALERMIV
- a CDS encoding extracellular solute-binding protein; the protein is MDRRSFLLATGTVAISQLLIGCGGSNRTQLKVQLLKGSIPGQVVNEFQKNLQRQVESKFTPVDQIQDLFKQLQSWQEKPKTSDEQGWSRFIPFQQNQKTPVADLVTLGDYWLKAAIQQNLVEPLNQGQIKQWSAVDEKWKQLVTRNDQGNPDPQGKVWAAPYRWGNTVLIYNRQKFQELGWKPQDWSDLWREELRSHISLLNHPREVIGLVLKKLGKSYNTENLDQVPNLETELRTLNQQVKFYDSRTYLEPLIVGDTWLALAWSEDATPVLLRYPQLAAVIPQSGTSLWADLWVRPKGAVKDDLLNRWIDFCLQPAIAKQIAILTKTNSPTATNIAAADIQEPLLNLLVNNPAVFDKSEFLLPLSDSATKQYETLFTKIKQG